From Solidesulfovibrio sp.:
AGATCCTGTCCGTGCTGCTGTCCAAGCACGGCGGCGTGCGCATCGGCCACGGCGACCACCTGGAACAGCTGACCATGTTCTGCCAGCTCGGCTACCTGCCCATCACCCCGGGTATCCCGCCCTACGGGTTCTTCGAGCACCCGGCCGAGGAGGGGCTCATCCCGCCGCATCGCACCGACTGCGGCGCCTTCCTTTTGGCCGAGAACATCGGCGCCAAATCGCTTATCTACCTCAAGGACGAAAAGGGCCTCTACAGCGACGACCCGAAAAAAGCCAAGGACCGCGAGGCCCTCGATTTCTACAGCCGCCTGTCCGTGGACGAACTCATCGCCCTCAACCTCGACGACCTCATCGTGGAACGGCCCGTGCTGCGTTTCCTCAAGCACGCCAAAACCATCAAGGAGTTCCAGATCATCGACGCCCTGCGCCACCCGGAACACATCCTGGCCGCCCTGGACGGCGAACACGTCGGCACGGTGGTGTACAAGGATTGACCGGCGAGAGGCGGGAGGCGAGGGGGAGGCGAGGGGAGGCCTCCGGCGGGCGGGGCGTTGCCCCGGACCCCACCAGGCGGGGCGTTGCCCCTCCTGGACCTCCCCACTGGGGGGCGTCACGCCCCCCAGGCCCCCCGTCCGGCTCTGGCGGGCGGGAACGGCGACGGTCACCGGGAGGCTTGGCGTACGCGGCGCGAAGATGCGAGGCCGGAATGGGGCCTTCGATGCCGCCGCTGTCGCGGCAGGCTCGAAGGCCCC
This genomic window contains:
- a CDS encoding uridine kinase → MGKLVKEQQEGGRLHIDSPLMGESLVSRSLLSGMGRQEVFRMHPDVNVLKIGGQSIMDRGAKALLPIIDVLLTAKEKHKIILMTGGGTRARHIYNIGLELGMPTGVLSKLGDKVASQNAEILSVLLSKHGGVRIGHGDHLEQLTMFCQLGYLPITPGIPPYGFFEHPAEEGLIPPHRTDCGAFLLAENIGAKSLIYLKDEKGLYSDDPKKAKDREALDFYSRLSVDELIALNLDDLIVERPVLRFLKHAKTIKEFQIIDALRHPEHILAALDGEHVGTVVYKD